In a genomic window of Pelotomaculum thermopropionicum SI:
- the CbiM gene encoding ABC-type Co2+ transport system, permease component — MHIPDGFLDAKTWVGTAVVSAGALSYSINKVREAFSERTVPVMGVLAAFIFAAQMVNFPIAGGTSGHLLGAALATVLLGPWASGLIISTVLIIQCFFFNDGGLTALGGNILNMAFVGSFLAYAVHRLVSGIAPGKRGEQVAIFLASWASVVGAAFAATVELALSGTVPFGVAFAAMMGWHMLIGLGEGLITVIVVSYVRSVGLIITASQERA, encoded by the coding sequence TTGCATATTCCGGACGGTTTTCTCGATGCAAAAACATGGGTGGGTACAGCAGTTGTTAGCGCCGGTGCATTAAGCTACAGCATTAACAAGGTTAGGGAAGCATTTAGCGAGCGAACGGTGCCGGTAATGGGCGTGCTTGCGGCTTTCATTTTTGCAGCCCAAATGGTAAACTTCCCTATTGCCGGGGGTACCTCAGGGCATCTTTTGGGGGCCGCCCTGGCAACCGTTCTTTTAGGTCCGTGGGCTTCTGGGCTGATCATTTCCACCGTCCTGATTATTCAGTGTTTCTTCTTTAACGACGGCGGGCTAACCGCACTGGGCGGCAACATCTTGAATATGGCCTTTGTCGGCAGCTTTTTGGCCTACGCTGTGCATAGGCTGGTATCCGGGATCGCGCCCGGCAAGAGAGGCGAGCAGGTAGCTATTTTTCTGGCTTCCTGGGCCTCGGTCGTTGGTGCCGCCTTTGCTGCAACGGTTGAGCTGGCCTTATCCGGGACGGTTCCTTTCGGTGTCGCCTTTGCGGCCATGATGGGCTGGCACATGTTGATCGGCTTGGGCGAGGGTTTGATTACGGTGATAGTGGTGTCTTATGTGCGCAGCGTTGGATTGATTATTACTGCCTCGCAGGAAAGAGCTTAA
- the HtpX gene encoding Zn-dependent protease (with chaperone function): MNNLKVWLLMAALSAILVLIGGAIGGKSGALLFFLISLGMNLFSYYYSDKVAISMTRSRPVSEEEAPGLYDVVRRLTKRAGLPMPRLYITPSPQPNAFATGRNPAHSAVAVTEGLLRLLNQSELEGVLAHELAHIKNRDVLIGTIAAAFAGAITMISNIVQWGAFFGMGQDDEEGGGGSFIASLLLALIAPVAAMIIQLAISRSREYLADETGARMAGNSGGLANALLKLDSAARRIPMQVNPAASHLFIVNPLSGESIARLFSTHPPISERVKRLNAMAI; this comes from the coding sequence GTGAACAACCTTAAGGTCTGGCTGTTGATGGCCGCCCTGTCGGCCATTCTGGTCCTTATCGGAGGCGCTATTGGCGGGAAGTCTGGGGCGTTGCTGTTCTTCCTGATTTCCCTGGGCATGAATTTGTTCAGCTATTATTACAGCGACAAGGTTGCCATTTCCATGACGCGCTCACGGCCGGTTTCGGAGGAGGAAGCTCCGGGGTTGTACGACGTCGTGCGCAGGCTGACGAAAAGGGCCGGGCTGCCCATGCCGCGCCTCTATATAACCCCTTCGCCGCAGCCCAATGCCTTTGCCACCGGCAGAAACCCGGCACATTCCGCCGTTGCTGTCACCGAAGGACTGCTGCGCCTGCTGAACCAGAGCGAGCTAGAAGGGGTGCTGGCCCATGAGTTGGCTCACATAAAGAATAGGGACGTTTTGATAGGTACCATTGCCGCCGCTTTTGCCGGGGCAATAACAATGATTTCGAATATCGTCCAGTGGGGCGCCTTTTTCGGAATGGGCCAGGACGATGAAGAAGGAGGAGGCGGCAGTTTTATCGCTTCGCTCCTCTTGGCCCTTATTGCGCCTGTGGCGGCCATGATCATTCAACTGGCCATTTCCCGCTCGCGGGAGTACCTGGCGGACGAAACAGGGGCGCGCATGGCCGGCAACTCCGGCGGCCTGGCAAACGCCCTTTTAAAGCTGGACAGCGCTGCCCGCCGGATACCCATGCAGGTTAATCCGGCCGCCTCGCACCTGTTCATAGTCAACCCGCTGTCCGGCGAATCCATAGCCAGGCTGTTCAGCACTCACCCACCCATCAGCGAGAGGGTAAAGCGCCTGAATGCAATGGCCATTTAA
- the ECM27 gene encoding Ca2+/Na+ antiporter, with protein MTLNLIMLAGGLLAILTGAKLFTNGVEWLGKRLNLSEGAVGSILAAVGTALPETMVPLIAILFAPTRNAHEVGIGAILGAPFMLSTLAFGVVGVSKVVYCRGEECIDVKRSILLRDLKFFLVFYSLAVMAAFIPLHALKVLVALLLVAGYGYYVKKTLGDGDTLAEMDLPPLFLWKRDSQAPVPAILAQVFLGLGLIAGGADYFVSALDALATGAMVPALVLSLLITPVATELPEKFNSVIWVKGGKDTLAVGNITGAMVFQSTVIPAIGILFTPWLLTFWAALSAGLALLSSFLIYLFVMRQKRLKTSVMIYPVAIYGLFLLMVITML; from the coding sequence ATGACATTAAACTTAATTATGCTGGCAGGGGGCCTTCTGGCCATTCTTACCGGTGCAAAACTCTTTACCAACGGTGTGGAATGGCTTGGGAAAAGGCTGAACCTTTCCGAGGGAGCGGTGGGAAGCATCCTGGCCGCGGTAGGAACGGCGCTGCCCGAAACCATGGTTCCTTTAATCGCCATCTTATTTGCTCCCACCAGAAATGCTCATGAAGTTGGGATAGGGGCAATCCTGGGCGCGCCGTTCATGTTGAGCACCCTTGCCTTCGGTGTGGTGGGTGTGTCGAAAGTTGTTTACTGCCGGGGCGAGGAGTGCATTGACGTCAAACGGTCAATTTTGCTGAGGGACTTAAAATTCTTCCTTGTCTTTTACTCGCTGGCAGTTATGGCGGCTTTTATCCCGTTGCATGCCCTCAAAGTGCTGGTGGCTCTTTTGCTGGTTGCCGGGTACGGGTACTACGTTAAAAAAACCCTGGGAGACGGAGACACGCTGGCCGAGATGGACCTGCCGCCGCTTTTTCTGTGGAAAAGAGACTCCCAGGCCCCCGTACCTGCCATTCTGGCCCAGGTATTTCTGGGCCTGGGCTTGATAGCCGGCGGGGCGGATTATTTTGTAAGCGCGCTGGATGCCCTGGCCACCGGCGCAATGGTTCCGGCCCTGGTTCTGTCCCTGCTTATCACGCCGGTTGCAACCGAGCTGCCTGAAAAGTTTAACAGCGTGATCTGGGTGAAGGGAGGGAAAGACACTCTGGCTGTAGGCAACATTACCGGTGCCATGGTTTTCCAGAGCACTGTGATACCCGCCATCGGCATACTGTTCACGCCCTGGCTGCTCACTTTTTGGGCAGCCTTGAGCGCCGGGCTGGCCCTCCTGTCAAGCTTTCTGATTTATCTGTTCGTAATGAGGCAGAAAAGGCTCAAAACCAGCGTAATGATATACCCGGTTGCCATTTACGGCCTGTTCTTGCTCATGGTCATTACCATGTTGTAA
- the HipB gene encoding predicted transcriptional regulator produces MTKLSRLLKQLRGDEPLRDAAERAGISHTYLSQLEKGIDPRTGKEIRPSPETLKGISKAYNYPYEKLLAVAGYLEETGKSAISDPSTPSLWYRDTPPTKIELEVFLKNANVYFDGAPLNEEDKEDILDYLAWKWEREKKKRDKQKGGS; encoded by the coding sequence ATGACCAAACTATCAAGGCTTCTAAAGCAGTTACGTGGTGATGAGCCATTGCGTGATGCCGCTGAAAGGGCTGGAATAAGCCATACTTACTTAAGCCAATTAGAAAAAGGAATTGACCCCAGAACCGGGAAAGAAATTAGACCATCACCAGAAACGTTGAAAGGCATTTCAAAGGCTTATAATTATCCATATGAAAAGCTTTTGGCTGTTGCTGGATATTTAGAGGAAACTGGTAAAAGTGCCATCTCCGACCCCTCCACCCCATCCTTGTGGTACCGGGACACTCCGCCGACAAAGATTGAACTGGAAGTGTTTCTGAAGAACGCCAACGTCTACTTTGACGGGGCACCCTTGAACGAGGAAGACAAAGAAGACATTCTTGATTACCTGGCATGGAAGTGGGAACGCGAAAAGAAGAAGAGGGATAAGCAAAAAGGCGGTAGTTAA